One genomic window of Conger conger chromosome 9, fConCon1.1, whole genome shotgun sequence includes the following:
- the LOC133137645 gene encoding C-type mannose receptor 2-like, which translates to MVSSPMAKLIIVAALSCLTFACVSQKRYCVGQGGHLASVHGQVEYTFLQKLTKTTRPFWIGLTDCQREGYWIWSDGSKLDFNYWNIWEPNNLNRNEDCVHANWPGLDAMARSTAVQAEVPSHTSRPFQVGEVSGPHLHGFRFGLGWLSGDLVPRWEVLIRQWDIGFPELPCCTPFAQPGVHPDG; encoded by the exons ATGGTCTCCTCCCCAATGGCAAAGCTAATTATTGTGGCTGCTCTTTCCTGCCTAACTTTTG cctgtgtttcccagaag AGATACTGTGTTGGACAAGGAGGACACCTGGCCTCAGTGCACGGCCAAGTGGAATATACATTTCTCCAGAAGCTCACTAAGACCACCCGTCCATTCTGGATAGGACTGACAGACTGTCAGAGG GAGGGTTACTGGATTTGGTCAGATGGATCTAAACTGGACTTTAACTACTGGAATATTTGGGAACCCAACAATTTGAATAGAAACGAAGACTGTGTGCATGCAAACTGGCCTG GTCTGGATGCAATGGCCAGGTCCACCGCAGTACAGGCAGAGGTTCCCTCTCACACGTCTCGCCCGTTCCAGGTTGGTGAGGTGAGTGGACCCCACCTGCATGGGTTCCGATTCGGGCTGGGGTGGCTCTCGGGAGACCTGGTGCCGAGgtgggaggtgttgattaggcAGTGGGACATCGGGTTCCCGGAATTGCCTTGTTGCACGCCGTTCGCTCAACCTGGTGTCCACCCGGACGGCTAG